From a single Microbacterium terrisoli genomic region:
- a CDS encoding ArsR/SmtB family transcription factor: MDHTHIHPFWALGDPIRRRILDVLASGEHTAGQIADVINAEFRVSRTSSSKHLRVLRDAGLIDVRAEEQWRWYRLLADGIDALEREIADLREKTCRAIGWDADSGELHDPLRGWAPPRRKGPGRVPRPAMRGAQRTRIFEDGPDEWMPTLPFSDPAAFVYPVPEDDADIDDAGTDDRDVFGEDGFGEGALGAHLGAGS; this comes from the coding sequence ATGGACCACACGCACATCCACCCGTTCTGGGCGCTCGGCGATCCCATTCGGCGGCGCATCCTCGACGTCCTCGCCAGCGGCGAGCACACGGCGGGTCAGATCGCCGATGTCATCAATGCCGAGTTCCGCGTGAGCCGCACGTCGAGCTCCAAGCATTTGCGCGTTCTGCGTGACGCGGGCCTGATCGACGTGCGCGCCGAAGAGCAATGGCGCTGGTATCGGCTGCTCGCCGACGGGATCGACGCGCTCGAGCGCGAGATCGCCGACCTGCGTGAGAAGACCTGCCGTGCCATCGGCTGGGACGCCGACAGCGGTGAACTCCACGATCCCCTGCGGGGCTGGGCGCCTCCGCGGCGCAAGGGTCCTGGCCGCGTCCCGCGCCCGGCGATGCGCGGAGCGCAGCGCACGCGGATCTTCGAAGACGGACCCGACGAATGGATGCCGACGCTGCCGTTCTCCGACCCCGCCGCGTTCGTGTACCCGGTACCGGAAGATGACGCCGACATCGATGACGCCGGCACCGACGACAGAGACGTGTTCGGCGAGGATGGGTTCGGCGAGGGTGCGCTCGGCGCACACCTGGGCGCCGGCTCCTAG
- a CDS encoding cation:proton antiporter regulatory subunit, whose protein sequence is MTVRIEKVDLPGIGVRTDLVTESGRRLAVVRYRDGERELALYDGDDPDLCRESLRITEDEAEAIADLFSTSLSVSRLTKLTEQTDGLYTEKIALPSTSPYVDRPLGDTQARSRTHVSVVGIIRAGHIIPSPTPNEVLRAGDVIVTVGTRQGLDAASRLIADGPE, encoded by the coding sequence GTGACTGTTCGCATTGAAAAAGTCGATCTGCCCGGGATCGGCGTGCGCACCGACCTCGTCACCGAGAGCGGAAGGCGCCTGGCGGTCGTTCGCTACCGAGACGGCGAGCGCGAGCTCGCCCTGTATGACGGCGACGACCCCGACCTGTGTCGCGAGTCGCTGCGCATCACCGAAGACGAGGCCGAGGCGATAGCCGACCTGTTCAGCACGTCGCTCTCGGTGAGCCGGCTGACCAAGCTCACCGAGCAGACCGACGGTCTGTACACGGAGAAGATCGCACTGCCGTCCACGTCGCCGTATGTGGATCGACCGCTGGGCGACACACAGGCGCGCTCCCGCACGCATGTGTCGGTGGTGGGCATCATCCGCGCGGGGCACATCATCCCCTCACCGACTCCGAACGAGGTGCTGCGGGCGGGGGACGTCATCGTGACGGTGGGAACGCGCCAAGGGCTGGATGCCGCGTCTCGGCTGATCGCCGACGGTCCCGAATGA
- a CDS encoding thioredoxin domain-containing protein: protein MTSSTSRLAASASPYLRAHADNPVAWFPWGEQAFAEAARRDVPVFISIGYSTCHWCHVMARESFEDADTAADLNDGFVAIKVDREEHPEVDEAYLAAASAFTPNLGWPLSVFATPDGRAFFAGTYFPSTPRGGSASFREVLTAVREAWTARRDQVDATAAAVVQALTSANEARAAASDLPSVDALAASARLALTREDREFGGFAPEDAAITTPKFPSVPSLRFLQAQSLALIEPEARRVAKRALAAMATSPLRDTVDGGFFRYATRRDWTVPHYERMLTDNAGLIEVALDAGDDATARGTAEFLVTVLQQPSGGFAAAQDSESWIEGERSEGGYYLRDAGERAELSAPAIDGKIVTGWNGLAIAALARAGLRLGEPRFVAAAQWAADAVLEANMTPDGRLRRASLDEIVSPASATLEDYGLLATGLAALTAATGEAQYARCARDLVDACLDAGAVSVPGGGDEVLSALGVPGTASWADSDHPSGVSAVAEAAVALWLLGAGERYREAAASLVREHAQRALAEPLSHGAFLRVAAQLAAPPRQIVVIDGGIGEALTDAVRAEPADLLAVATPPQAQALADAGFSLFEDKTTMGGRPTLYDCRDFACRLPVTELPARA from the coding sequence GTGACCTCCTCCACATCCCGCCTGGCCGCCTCGGCGAGCCCGTACCTGCGCGCCCACGCCGACAACCCCGTCGCCTGGTTCCCCTGGGGCGAGCAGGCCTTCGCCGAAGCCGCCCGGCGCGATGTGCCGGTGTTCATCTCGATCGGCTACTCGACGTGCCACTGGTGCCACGTGATGGCCCGCGAATCGTTCGAAGACGCCGACACCGCAGCCGACCTCAACGACGGCTTCGTGGCGATCAAGGTCGACCGCGAAGAGCACCCGGAGGTCGATGAGGCGTATCTGGCGGCCGCGTCAGCCTTCACGCCGAACCTCGGCTGGCCGCTGAGCGTGTTCGCCACCCCCGACGGGCGGGCCTTCTTCGCCGGCACGTACTTTCCATCGACACCGCGCGGCGGTTCCGCATCGTTCCGCGAGGTGCTGACGGCAGTGCGGGAGGCCTGGACCGCCCGCCGCGACCAAGTCGATGCCACTGCTGCCGCTGTGGTGCAGGCGCTGACCAGTGCGAACGAGGCGCGGGCTGCGGCATCCGACCTGCCCTCTGTGGACGCTCTGGCCGCGTCGGCTCGGCTGGCGCTGACCCGAGAAGACCGCGAATTCGGCGGCTTCGCCCCAGAGGATGCCGCCATCACGACGCCGAAATTCCCCTCGGTTCCCTCGCTGCGCTTCTTGCAGGCGCAGTCGTTGGCGCTCATCGAGCCCGAGGCGCGGCGGGTCGCGAAGCGGGCGCTCGCGGCGATGGCGACATCGCCCCTGCGTGACACCGTGGACGGCGGGTTCTTCCGCTATGCGACACGTCGCGACTGGACGGTGCCGCACTACGAGCGCATGCTCACCGACAACGCCGGCCTCATCGAGGTGGCGCTGGATGCCGGCGATGACGCGACGGCGCGAGGTACCGCCGAGTTCCTCGTCACGGTGCTGCAGCAGCCCTCCGGCGGGTTCGCGGCGGCGCAGGACTCCGAGTCTTGGATCGAGGGAGAGCGCAGCGAGGGCGGCTACTACCTGCGCGATGCCGGCGAACGCGCCGAGCTGTCGGCCCCGGCGATCGACGGCAAGATCGTCACGGGCTGGAACGGGCTGGCGATCGCGGCACTCGCGCGGGCGGGGCTGCGGCTGGGCGAGCCGCGCTTCGTCGCCGCCGCGCAGTGGGCTGCCGACGCCGTGCTCGAAGCCAACATGACCCCGGATGGACGGCTGCGCCGAGCCTCACTGGATGAGATCGTGTCGCCGGCGTCGGCGACCCTCGAGGACTACGGCCTGCTGGCCACCGGGCTCGCGGCGTTGACGGCCGCAACGGGCGAGGCGCAGTATGCGCGTTGCGCACGGGACCTGGTCGACGCCTGTCTGGACGCCGGCGCCGTGTCTGTTCCCGGCGGCGGCGACGAGGTGCTCTCTGCGCTCGGAGTGCCCGGCACCGCCTCATGGGCGGACTCCGACCACCCCTCCGGAGTGTCGGCTGTGGCGGAGGCCGCCGTCGCCCTCTGGCTGTTGGGGGCGGGGGAGCGCTACCGGGAGGCTGCGGCATCCCTCGTTCGCGAGCATGCGCAGCGCGCGCTGGCCGAGCCCCTCTCACACGGGGCGTTCCTGCGGGTGGCGGCGCAGCTGGCCGCTCCGCCCCGCCAGATCGTCGTGATCGACGGAGGCATCGGCGAGGCGCTCACCGACGCCGTGCGCGCAGAACCGGCCGACCTGCTCGCCGTGGCCACGCCGCCGCAGGCGCAGGCGCTGGCCGATGCCGGGTTCTCGCTGTTCGAGGACAAGACCACGATGGGCGGTCGCCCGACCCTCTACGACTGCCGCGACTTCGCATGCCGGCTGCCGGTCACCGAGCTTCCTGCCCGGGCGTGA
- a CDS encoding CaiB/BaiF CoA transferase family protein: MTSDLVRPLEGVLVLDFSQFLAGPVAAMRLADLGARVIKIERPDSGDIGRTLAFAGRRMDGDTVSFHAMNRHKQGITADLKDAADRERVARLVARADVVIENFRPGVMARLGLDYETVRTLNPRIIYASVTGFGETGPWKDRPGQDLLAQSIAGLPWLSGAAEDGPVPMGLSIADHLASCHLAEGITALLYRRERTGEGGLVQTSLLESMLDLEFELLSTHLNDPTVTVSRGGRHSAHAFLPAPYGTYPTADGYLALAMNPVPRLGELLEIPELCDLVDPQSWWDRQEEIEQLLAVRLRTRPREHWLGILDAADVWCAPVLTLEELVAHDGFDAIGMTQEVLRDAALTRDGRPLRLSTTRSPIRVDGHVLTDPMPAPMLGEHDAAIRAEFGS, from the coding sequence GTGACATCAGATCTTGTCCGACCTCTGGAGGGCGTACTCGTCCTCGACTTCAGCCAATTCCTCGCCGGCCCGGTCGCGGCGATGCGCCTGGCCGATCTGGGGGCGAGGGTCATCAAGATCGAGCGCCCCGATTCCGGGGACATCGGTCGCACTCTCGCGTTCGCCGGACGACGCATGGACGGCGACACGGTCTCGTTCCATGCGATGAACCGGCACAAACAGGGCATCACCGCCGATCTGAAGGACGCCGCCGACCGCGAGCGCGTGGCGCGTCTGGTGGCCCGCGCCGATGTGGTGATCGAGAACTTCCGGCCGGGGGTCATGGCGCGCCTGGGCCTGGACTACGAGACGGTGCGCACGCTGAACCCGCGGATCATCTACGCGAGTGTGACCGGGTTCGGCGAGACGGGGCCGTGGAAGGACCGCCCGGGGCAGGACCTGCTCGCCCAGTCGATCGCGGGGCTGCCCTGGCTGAGCGGGGCGGCCGAAGACGGGCCGGTTCCGATGGGTCTGTCCATCGCCGACCATCTCGCCAGCTGCCATCTGGCCGAAGGGATCACCGCGTTGCTGTACCGCCGTGAGCGCACCGGCGAAGGCGGCCTCGTGCAGACCAGCCTGCTCGAATCCATGCTCGATCTCGAATTCGAGCTGCTGAGCACGCATCTGAACGACCCCACCGTCACTGTCTCGCGGGGCGGCCGTCACTCCGCACACGCGTTCCTGCCTGCGCCCTACGGCACCTATCCGACCGCGGACGGCTACCTCGCGCTCGCGATGAACCCGGTGCCACGGCTGGGTGAGCTGCTGGAGATCCCCGAACTGTGCGATCTGGTCGACCCGCAGAGTTGGTGGGACCGGCAGGAGGAGATCGAGCAGCTGCTGGCCGTCCGTCTGCGTACGCGGCCACGGGAGCACTGGCTGGGCATCCTCGACGCGGCCGATGTCTGGTGCGCACCCGTGCTCACCCTCGAAGAGCTGGTCGCCCACGACGGGTTCGACGCGATCGGGATGACCCAGGAGGTCCTGCGCGACGCTGCTCTCACCCGCGACGGCAGGCCCCTGCGGCTGTCGACCACCCGCAGCCCGATCCGCGTGGACGGGCACGTCCTGACCGACCCCATGCCCGCCCCGATGCTCGGTGAGCACGATGCCGCGATTCGTGCGGAGTTCGGCTCATGA
- a CDS encoding SDR family NAD(P)-dependent oxidoreductase — protein sequence MSGQLNGLVAIVTGGASGLGAAIAARLRADGARVAVFDVHPDAAADVELSIGVDVTDDESVIAGVQRVVDQLGGIDILVNNAGVGAQGDVTDNSDQEWHRVWDINVVGMARVMRAALPHLRVSQAASVCNTSSIAATAGLPQRVLYSATKGAVLSMTKAMAADHLREGIRVNAVNPGTADTPWIGRLLSAADDPTAERAALEARQPHGRLVSADEVAAAVAYLVSPLAGSTTGVGLAVDGGMQELRLRPAAS from the coding sequence ATGTCCGGGCAGCTGAACGGACTGGTGGCCATCGTCACCGGCGGCGCGTCGGGTCTGGGGGCGGCCATCGCCGCCCGGCTGCGCGCGGACGGCGCGCGGGTGGCCGTGTTCGACGTGCATCCGGATGCCGCAGCCGACGTCGAGCTGTCGATCGGCGTGGATGTGACCGATGACGAATCGGTGATCGCCGGGGTGCAGCGGGTGGTCGACCAGCTCGGCGGCATCGACATCCTGGTCAACAACGCCGGGGTCGGCGCGCAGGGCGACGTCACGGACAACTCCGACCAGGAATGGCACCGCGTGTGGGACATCAACGTGGTCGGCATGGCGCGCGTGATGCGCGCCGCACTCCCCCACCTGCGGGTCTCGCAGGCCGCGTCCGTGTGCAATACGTCATCGATCGCGGCGACCGCGGGCTTGCCGCAGCGCGTGCTGTACAGCGCGACCAAGGGTGCTGTGCTGTCGATGACCAAGGCGATGGCCGCCGATCATCTGCGCGAAGGGATCCGCGTCAACGCGGTCAATCCGGGCACCGCCGACACTCCATGGATCGGTCGGCTGCTCAGCGCCGCCGACGATCCGACCGCCGAGCGCGCAGCGCTGGAGGCCCGACAGCCCCACGGCAGGCTGGTCTCCGCCGATGAGGTGGCCGCCGCCGTCGCCTACCTGGTCAGCCCGCTGGCAGGTTCGACGACGGGCGTGGGCCTGGCCGTCGACGGCGGCATGCAGGAGCTGCGACTGCGGCCGGCGGCGAGCTAG
- a CDS encoding cation:proton antiporter has translation MTDTTLVLIEVGALLFAMSLLGRLAARFGISPIPLYLIAGLMFGSGGILPMNASEDFFRTGSEIGVILLLALLGLEYSADELLHGMRRSKAAGLLDAVLNAVPGAAFALILGWGPAAAVAMAGICWVTSSGVAAKLLRDLGRIGNRETPVILSILVIEDLAMAFYLPTVSALVIGVSLLQGAVRVAIAVAVVLVILFVALRFGPLISRMFTPDLAEPLLLGVLGLTMLIAGLAEEVNVSAAVGAFLVGIALSGKVAQSAREVLTPLRDLFAAVFFIFFGLATDASKLPAAILPGILLAVVTAATKMLTGYIAAKRAGIGVPGRWRAGIGLVPRGEFSIVIAGIAAGTAPLLAPLAAVYVFTTVIGATLLARASETAWFRRVTTRKKPNPAPVTPGQEAR, from the coding sequence GTGACCGACACCACCCTCGTCCTCATCGAAGTCGGCGCCCTCCTGTTCGCCATGAGCCTGCTCGGCAGGCTCGCCGCACGGTTCGGGATCTCACCGATCCCGCTGTACCTGATCGCCGGGCTCATGTTCGGCTCCGGCGGCATCCTGCCGATGAACGCCAGCGAGGACTTCTTCCGCACCGGCAGCGAGATCGGCGTGATCCTGCTGCTGGCACTGCTGGGCCTGGAGTACTCTGCCGACGAGCTGCTGCACGGCATGCGCCGCTCGAAGGCGGCGGGGCTGCTGGATGCCGTCCTGAACGCGGTGCCCGGCGCCGCGTTCGCGCTGATCCTCGGTTGGGGGCCGGCCGCAGCCGTCGCCATGGCGGGCATCTGCTGGGTCACCTCCTCCGGAGTGGCCGCGAAGCTGCTGCGGGATCTGGGTCGCATCGGAAACCGCGAGACCCCCGTCATCCTCTCGATCCTCGTGATCGAAGACCTCGCGATGGCGTTCTATCTGCCCACGGTGTCGGCGCTGGTGATCGGTGTGAGTCTGCTGCAGGGCGCTGTGCGGGTCGCGATCGCGGTGGCCGTGGTGCTGGTGATCCTGTTCGTGGCGCTGCGTTTCGGCCCGCTGATCTCGCGCATGTTCACACCCGATCTGGCAGAACCGCTGCTGCTGGGCGTGCTGGGCCTGACGATGCTGATCGCCGGGCTCGCCGAAGAGGTGAACGTGTCGGCGGCGGTGGGCGCGTTCCTTGTCGGCATCGCCCTGTCGGGCAAGGTGGCACAGTCGGCTCGAGAAGTTCTCACTCCGCTGCGCGACCTGTTCGCGGCGGTGTTCTTCATCTTCTTCGGACTGGCCACGGACGCCTCGAAGCTGCCGGCGGCGATCCTGCCGGGGATCCTGCTGGCCGTGGTCACCGCCGCCACCAAGATGCTCACCGGCTACATCGCCGCCAAGCGCGCCGGCATCGGCGTTCCCGGCCGCTGGCGTGCGGGCATCGGCTTGGTCCCGCGCGGTGAGTTCTCGATCGTCATCGCCGGGATCGCCGCCGGCACCGCGCCCCTGCTGGCCCCGCTGGCCGCCGTCTACGTGTTCACGACGGTGATCGGGGCGACCCTGCTGGCGCGCGCGAGCGAGACCGCCTGGTTCCGCCGGGTCACCACACGCAAGAAGCCGAACCCCGCGCCGGTCACGCCCGGGCAGGAAGCTCGGTGA
- a CDS encoding fumarylacetoacetate hydrolase family protein: MRFARLGPLGHEAPVLIHDGRVLDLSALTADIDGTFLASGGIDRARAAAASGSLPELADAATLRVGAPVARPSAVYCIGMNYAAHAAESGSAPPEHMVMFMKSPNTVAGPDDDVEIPAGSTKTDWEVELAVVIGQRASRLASTQDVATHIAGYAIGNDLSERDWQLAISGGQWSKGKSAPGFLPLGPWLVTPDELDATDVRLQSWVGGEPRQDSRTSDLIFSIDHIVWELSQYLTLEPGDVVLTGTPEGVALSGRFPYLRAGDVVELQIEGLGRQRQQYVAVRNEEH; the protein is encoded by the coding sequence ATGCGTTTTGCCCGGCTCGGCCCTCTCGGTCACGAGGCGCCCGTACTGATCCACGACGGGCGCGTGCTCGACCTGTCGGCGTTGACCGCCGACATCGACGGCACATTCCTCGCGTCCGGCGGCATCGACCGCGCGCGCGCGGCCGCGGCATCCGGTTCGCTCCCCGAGCTTGCCGACGCTGCGACGCTGCGCGTCGGCGCGCCGGTCGCACGCCCGTCGGCCGTCTACTGCATCGGCATGAACTACGCCGCGCACGCTGCCGAGTCCGGCTCGGCGCCGCCCGAGCACATGGTGATGTTCATGAAGTCGCCGAACACCGTGGCCGGTCCCGATGATGACGTCGAGATCCCCGCCGGCAGCACGAAGACCGACTGGGAGGTCGAGCTGGCCGTCGTGATCGGCCAGCGCGCCAGCCGCCTCGCGAGCACGCAGGACGTTGCGACGCACATCGCCGGCTATGCGATCGGCAACGACCTGTCCGAGCGCGACTGGCAGCTGGCCATCTCGGGCGGGCAGTGGTCCAAGGGCAAGTCCGCACCCGGCTTTCTGCCGCTGGGGCCGTGGCTGGTCACACCCGACGAGCTCGACGCGACCGATGTGCGCCTGCAGTCGTGGGTAGGCGGCGAGCCGCGCCAGGACTCGCGCACCTCGGATCTGATCTTCTCGATCGACCACATCGTGTGGGAGCTGAGCCAGTACCTGACCCTCGAGCCCGGCGACGTGGTGCTCACCGGCACCCCCGAGGGAGTGGCACTGTCGGGCAGGTTCCCCTACCTGCGGGCAGGCGACGTCGTCGAACTGCAGATCGAGGGCCTGGGCCGGCAGCGCCAGCAGTACGTGGCCGTGCGGAATGAAGAGCACTGA
- a CDS encoding aldo/keto reductase: protein MTVPTITLNDGNRIPQLGYGTFKVPAADAQRAVSEALELGYRHIDTAAIYGNEAEVGAAIAASGVARDELFVTTKLWNDRHDGDEPNAAIAESLDKLGIEKLDLYLIHWPTPAKDNYLHAWQKLIQLREAGLTRSIGVSNFLVPHLEKIVSATGVVPAVDQIELHPAYQQREVTSWAAAHDVRIEAWGPLGQGKYPLFDDPAVAGPASAHGKSPAQVVIRWHLQHEHVLFPKSVHRERLAQNIDVFDFALTDAEVAAIDAIDPGDGSGRVSSHPDEVN, encoded by the coding sequence ATGACCGTTCCCACAATCACGCTCAACGACGGCAACCGCATCCCGCAGCTCGGCTATGGCACGTTCAAGGTGCCGGCGGCCGACGCGCAGCGCGCGGTGTCCGAGGCCCTCGAGCTCGGCTACCGCCACATCGACACCGCCGCGATCTATGGCAACGAGGCCGAGGTGGGCGCCGCGATCGCCGCCAGCGGCGTCGCGCGTGATGAGCTGTTCGTCACGACCAAGCTGTGGAACGACCGTCACGACGGCGACGAGCCGAACGCCGCGATCGCCGAGAGCCTCGACAAGCTCGGCATCGAAAAGCTCGACCTGTATCTCATCCACTGGCCGACCCCCGCCAAGGACAACTACCTGCACGCATGGCAGAAGCTCATTCAGCTGCGCGAAGCGGGCCTGACGCGCTCGATCGGCGTGTCGAACTTCCTCGTTCCGCACCTCGAGAAGATCGTCTCGGCCACCGGCGTCGTTCCCGCCGTCGACCAGATCGAGCTGCACCCCGCGTACCAGCAGCGCGAAGTGACCTCGTGGGCGGCCGCCCACGACGTGCGCATCGAGGCATGGGGTCCGCTCGGCCAGGGCAAGTACCCCCTCTTCGACGACCCCGCGGTCGCCGGTCCCGCCTCCGCGCACGGCAAGAGCCCGGCCCAGGTCGTCATCCGCTGGCACCTGCAGCACGAGCACGTCCTGTTCCCCAAGTCCGTGCACCGCGAACGGCTCGCGCAGAACATCGACGTGTTCGACTTCGCCCTCACCGATGCCGAAGTCGCCGCGATCGACGCGATCGATCCCGGCGACGGCTCGGGCCGCGTGAGCTCGCATCCCGACGAGGTGAACTGA
- a CDS encoding dolichyl-phosphate-mannose--protein mannosyltransferase, with protein MISTVDGLMPDANTSMLDRVTARVHRSPELRRRIDVLAPVLVTLLAAVLRLWSLGHPHALVFDETYYVKDAWSQWNLGYSSEWPADADKGFVAGDTDTFLRGGSFVVHPPLAKWLIGLGMWIFGPASSTGWRIAAALAGTATVLLVYLLAKRLSNSTVLATVASGLLAIDGLGIVLSRVALLDIFLTMFSVLAFLFAVLDRQSHLRRLATRWRPPGDDATVRGLGDLGPVSWARPWLIAAGATAGAATAVKWSGLYVLAAIGLYAVISDALERRRMGVEAWTWGAARQGVASFVLLVPVAFAVYLASWIGWLVTAGGYDRQASTNPLQALWIYHQAIYAFHVGLTAPHGYASPAWQWPLLIRPTSMYWHQDKLGEAGCTWASGCVQSISSIPNPLIWWGGIAATVYLIIAFVLRRDWRLAVVLLGVGSAYVPWLLFPERTIFQFYTIAMAPFLVIAVAFALRDIAGRDRHGQVITGGRRLTGQRLVWVYLAVVVLLSAFWYPVWVGMPVPYDFWLIHNWLPTWI; from the coding sequence GTGATCTCGACGGTGGATGGGCTGATGCCCGATGCGAACACGTCGATGCTGGACCGCGTCACGGCCCGCGTACACCGCTCGCCCGAGCTGCGACGCCGCATCGACGTGCTGGCGCCGGTACTGGTGACGCTGTTGGCGGCGGTGCTGCGACTGTGGAGCCTCGGGCACCCGCACGCACTCGTGTTCGACGAGACGTACTACGTGAAGGATGCCTGGAGCCAGTGGAACCTCGGCTACTCCAGCGAGTGGCCCGCCGACGCCGACAAGGGGTTCGTCGCCGGCGACACCGATACGTTCCTGCGCGGCGGCAGCTTCGTGGTGCACCCGCCGCTGGCCAAGTGGCTGATCGGGCTGGGCATGTGGATCTTCGGCCCGGCCTCGTCGACAGGGTGGCGGATCGCCGCGGCCCTGGCCGGCACCGCGACCGTGCTGCTGGTGTATCTGCTGGCCAAGCGGCTGTCGAACTCGACGGTGCTGGCCACTGTCGCCTCGGGGCTGCTGGCCATCGACGGGCTCGGGATCGTGCTGAGCAGGGTCGCGCTGCTGGACATCTTCTTGACGATGTTCAGCGTGCTCGCGTTCCTGTTCGCCGTGCTCGACCGGCAATCCCATCTTCGACGTCTGGCCACACGCTGGCGACCGCCCGGCGACGACGCCACCGTGCGGGGGCTCGGCGATCTTGGCCCCGTCAGCTGGGCACGGCCGTGGCTGATCGCGGCGGGCGCGACGGCGGGTGCGGCGACGGCGGTCAAGTGGTCCGGGTTGTACGTGCTGGCGGCGATCGGCCTCTACGCCGTCATCAGCGACGCCCTCGAACGCCGCCGCATGGGGGTCGAGGCCTGGACGTGGGGGGCGGCACGACAGGGCGTGGCATCCTTCGTCCTTCTCGTGCCGGTGGCCTTCGCCGTCTATCTCGCCTCGTGGATCGGATGGCTCGTGACCGCCGGCGGCTACGACCGGCAGGCCTCGACCAACCCGCTGCAGGCGCTGTGGATCTATCACCAGGCGATCTACGCGTTCCACGTCGGGCTGACCGCCCCGCACGGCTATGCGAGCCCCGCCTGGCAGTGGCCGCTGCTGATCCGCCCGACATCGATGTACTGGCATCAGGACAAGCTGGGCGAAGCGGGCTGCACGTGGGCGAGCGGCTGCGTGCAGTCGATCTCGTCGATTCCGAACCCGCTGATCTGGTGGGGCGGGATCGCCGCCACCGTCTACCTCATCATCGCGTTCGTGTTGCGCCGGGACTGGCGCTTGGCCGTCGTGCTGCTGGGCGTGGGCTCGGCGTACGTGCCATGGCTGCTGTTCCCCGAGCGCACGATCTTCCAGTTCTACACGATCGCGATGGCGCCCTTCCTGGTGATCGCGGTCGCTTTCGCGCTGCGCGACATCGCGGGCCGTGACCGTCACGGGCAGGTGATCACGGGTGGGCGCCGTCTGACCGGCCAGCGCCTGGTGTGGGTGTACCTGGCCGTGGTCGTGCTGCTGTCGGCATTCTGGTACCCGGTCTGGGTCGGGATGCCGGTGCCCTACGACTTCTGGCTGATCCACAACTGGCTGCCCACCTGGATCTGA
- the rsmI gene encoding 16S rRNA (cytidine(1402)-2'-O)-methyltransferase produces the protein MIILAATPIGNLGDASRRLVEALEAATVIAAEDTRITQRLLAGLGVQNRPRLMALHDHNEKERAGDVVALARETDVLVLSDAGMPTVSDPGYSLVAEAASQGVTVTVLPGPSAVVTALAVSGLATDRFTFEGFLPRKAGERRTALEAVAAEPRTMVFFEAPSRIAETLADMASVFGATRRATVCRELTKLHEEVARGTLAELVEWAAGGVRGELVVVVAGAAPRKVAFGDAVTHVLELTRTGVRMKDAAAEVSDLTGHSTRELYQAALAVKNG, from the coding sequence GTGATCATCCTCGCGGCGACCCCGATCGGAAATCTCGGTGACGCCTCGCGTCGCCTGGTCGAAGCCCTCGAGGCCGCGACGGTGATCGCCGCCGAAGACACCCGCATCACCCAGCGTCTGCTGGCCGGGCTCGGGGTGCAGAACCGACCGCGGCTGATGGCCCTGCACGACCACAACGAGAAGGAGCGTGCCGGCGACGTCGTCGCCCTTGCCCGCGAGACCGATGTGCTGGTGCTCAGCGATGCCGGCATGCCCACGGTCAGCGACCCCGGCTATTCGCTGGTCGCAGAGGCGGCCTCACAGGGTGTCACCGTCACTGTGCTGCCCGGCCCGTCGGCGGTCGTGACGGCCCTGGCGGTCTCGGGGCTTGCCACCGATCGGTTCACGTTCGAGGGGTTCCTGCCCCGCAAGGCGGGCGAGCGCCGCACCGCGCTGGAGGCGGTGGCTGCAGAGCCGCGCACGATGGTCTTCTTCGAGGCGCCGAGCAGGATCGCCGAGACCCTGGCCGACATGGCATCGGTGTTCGGTGCGACCCGTCGCGCCACGGTGTGCCGTGAGCTGACCAAGCTGCACGAAGAGGTGGCGCGCGGCACGCTGGCCGAGCTCGTGGAGTGGGCCGCGGGCGGCGTGCGCGGCGAGCTGGTGGTCGTGGTCGCCGGCGCCGCCCCGCGCAAGGTCGCCTTCGGCGATGCCGTCACACACGTGCTCGAGCTGACGCGCACCGGCGTTCGGATGAAGGATGCCGCGGCCGAGGTCTCGGATCTCACCGGCCATTCGACCCGCGAGCTGTATCAGGCGGCGCTGGCCGTCAAGAACGGCTAG